One Granulicella sp. 5B5 DNA window includes the following coding sequences:
- a CDS encoding M20/M25/M40 family metallo-hydrolase: protein MNWKQQNEIRRTAWALALTAMSVAATGVAQQPVIKPLAVAKADPKIAAAIAKISPENVKADIAKLVSFRNRSTLSSMDTDLPPGTGVTAAADWIYSEFTKISDECGGCLEVKRDDFIEPGAPHSRITKDTRLQNIYAVLKGTDPAQASRRVLVTGHYDSRNSDNFNTHDPAPGANDDASGVAVSIESARALSKLKFPATIVFVAVAGEEQGLDGSRHLAKLAKSEGWQLEAVLNNDIVGGDNTPGDPAKGVPGPDMHAVRVFSEGVPSPATLQELHLIQTYGYESDSPSREVARAIAEVDKTYFRPAGLPTTFHPVLEFRRDRFGRGGDHSSFNAEGFAAVRVTEWRENFNHQHQDLRTEAGQLPDGKDGTVEFGDYLKFVTPSYTANVARLNAASLATFASAPGEPTDVVFPPVKITNGFNDNFSVISWKAPEGAPADTTYEVVWRPTAAPTWTNVVSAGSALTIRLDISKDNVVFGVRSVDAAGHRSPAVVPYPVRRQMMSPSGPRQPNK, encoded by the coding sequence ATGAACTGGAAGCAGCAGAACGAGATTCGACGGACAGCGTGGGCATTGGCCCTGACAGCGATGAGCGTGGCAGCCACAGGTGTGGCGCAGCAGCCGGTGATAAAGCCGCTGGCGGTGGCAAAGGCCGATCCTAAGATTGCGGCGGCGATTGCGAAGATCTCTCCTGAGAATGTGAAGGCGGATATTGCGAAGCTGGTTTCGTTTCGGAACCGCTCGACGCTATCGAGCATGGACACAGACCTGCCGCCGGGGACGGGTGTGACGGCGGCGGCGGACTGGATTTACAGCGAGTTCACAAAGATCTCGGATGAGTGCGGCGGGTGTCTGGAGGTGAAGCGCGACGACTTCATCGAGCCGGGGGCGCCTCATTCGCGGATTACGAAGGACACACGTTTGCAGAATATTTATGCCGTGCTGAAGGGCACGGACCCGGCGCAGGCGAGCCGCCGCGTGCTGGTGACGGGGCACTACGACTCGCGGAACTCGGACAACTTCAATACGCATGATCCGGCACCGGGCGCGAATGACGATGCGAGCGGTGTGGCGGTATCGATCGAGTCGGCGCGGGCGCTGAGCAAGCTGAAGTTTCCGGCGACGATTGTGTTTGTGGCTGTTGCCGGCGAAGAGCAGGGTCTGGATGGCAGCCGGCACCTGGCGAAGCTCGCCAAGAGCGAGGGCTGGCAGCTGGAAGCGGTGCTGAACAACGACATCGTAGGCGGGGACAATACGCCGGGAGATCCGGCCAAGGGCGTTCCGGGGCCGGACATGCATGCGGTGCGGGTGTTCAGCGAAGGCGTGCCGAGCCCGGCGACGCTGCAAGAGCTGCACCTGATCCAGACGTATGGGTATGAGTCGGACTCGCCTTCGCGTGAGGTGGCACGGGCGATTGCCGAAGTGGACAAGACCTATTTCAGGCCCGCGGGGCTGCCGACGACGTTCCATCCGGTGCTGGAGTTCCGGCGGGACCGGTTTGGGCGCGGTGGAGACCACTCGAGCTTCAATGCGGAGGGGTTTGCCGCGGTGCGCGTGACGGAGTGGCGCGAGAACTTCAACCATCAGCATCAGGATTTGCGCACGGAGGCGGGCCAGCTGCCCGACGGCAAGGATGGCACGGTGGAGTTTGGCGACTACCTGAAGTTCGTGACGCCCAGCTACACAGCCAATGTGGCACGGCTGAATGCAGCCAGCCTGGCGACGTTTGCGAGCGCTCCGGGCGAGCCGACGGATGTGGTGTTTCCGCCGGTGAAGATCACGAACGGATTCAACGACAACTTTTCGGTGATCAGCTGGAAGGCGCCGGAGGGTGCGCCGGCGGACACGACGTATGAGGTGGTGTGGCGTCCGACGGCTGCGCCGACGTGGACGAACGTGGTTTCAGCCGGCAGCGCGCTGACGATCCGGCTGGATATATCGAAGGACAATGTGGTGTTTGGCGTGCGCAGCGTGGATGCTGCGGGGCATCGGAGCCCGGCGGTGGTGCCGTATCCGGTGCGGCGGCAGATGATGTCGCCTTCTGGACCGAGGCAGCCGAATAAGTAG
- the fabF gene encoding beta-ketoacyl-ACP synthase II: MQQRRVVVTGMGLLCGVGNTASQIWEALLAGKSGMGEITAYDLTDHVVRFAAEVKNFDPHAFVEKKEARKMSRFIHFAMAASQEAMAQSGLLPPGGRFEGEAGDLVGVHIGSGIGGFDVIEREHTVLMKSGPRRISPFFIPAAIVNLAAGHVSIKYGARGPNEATATACTTSAHAIGDAFRIIERGDADVMIAGGSEAAITPLSVGGFAAMKALSTRNDDPTHACRPFDKDRDGFVVGEGAGILILEELEHAQARGANILAEIIGYGMSGDAYHMTGMAPEGDGCRRAMLAALRVAGISPDKIDYLNAHATSTPLGDALESQAIENVFGEKAKSHELLVSSTKSMTGHLLGGAGGLEAGITILAMQHQTAPPTMNLENVDPACRLNYVPNKPQAAKIDYALSNSFGFGGTNGSLVFKRWGAE; encoded by the coding sequence ATGCAGCAACGTCGTGTCGTTGTAACGGGCATGGGCCTCCTGTGCGGGGTGGGTAACACCGCCTCGCAGATTTGGGAGGCCCTGCTCGCCGGCAAGAGCGGAATGGGCGAGATCACCGCATACGATCTCACCGACCATGTCGTCCGCTTTGCCGCCGAGGTCAAGAACTTTGATCCTCATGCTTTCGTGGAGAAGAAGGAGGCCCGCAAGATGAGCCGCTTCATCCACTTCGCCATGGCTGCCTCACAGGAGGCCATGGCGCAATCCGGGCTTCTCCCTCCCGGCGGTCGCTTCGAAGGTGAAGCCGGTGATTTGGTTGGCGTCCACATTGGCTCGGGAATCGGCGGCTTTGACGTGATCGAACGCGAGCACACCGTTCTCATGAAGAGTGGCCCCCGGCGCATCTCTCCGTTTTTCATCCCGGCTGCGATCGTCAATCTCGCTGCCGGCCATGTGTCCATCAAGTACGGCGCGCGCGGGCCCAATGAGGCTACCGCCACCGCCTGCACTACCTCCGCACATGCTATCGGCGACGCCTTCCGCATCATCGAACGCGGCGATGCGGATGTCATGATTGCCGGCGGTTCGGAAGCCGCCATCACCCCACTCTCGGTCGGCGGATTCGCTGCCATGAAGGCCCTTTCCACTCGCAACGACGACCCCACCCACGCCTGCCGCCCCTTCGACAAGGACCGGGACGGCTTCGTCGTCGGTGAAGGCGCTGGCATCCTCATCCTCGAAGAGCTCGAGCACGCCCAGGCCCGTGGCGCCAACATCCTCGCCGAAATTATCGGTTACGGTATGAGCGGCGACGCCTACCACATGACCGGCATGGCACCCGAAGGGGATGGCTGCCGCCGCGCCATGCTCGCTGCCCTCCGTGTCGCAGGCATCTCGCCCGACAAGATCGACTATCTCAACGCGCACGCCACCTCCACACCGCTCGGTGACGCGCTCGAATCGCAGGCCATCGAGAACGTCTTTGGCGAGAAGGCGAAGAGCCACGAACTCCTCGTCAGCTCCACCAAGTCCATGACCGGGCATCTACTCGGCGGCGCGGGCGGGTTAGAAGCGGGCATCACCATTCTGGCGATGCAGCATCAGACGGCTCCCCCGACCATGAACCTCGAGAACGTCGACCCGGCGTGCAGGCTCAACTACGTGCCGAACAAGCCGCAGGCTGCGAAGATCGACTATGCGCTTTCCAACAGCTTCGGCTTCGGCGGCACGAACGGTTCGCTGGTCTTCAAGCGCTGGGGCGCTGAGTAA
- a CDS encoding rhomboid family intramembrane serine protease: MAFRSNGPVTLSLPPFRGVTRRIILTTLIAYFGLAVLGLVLPELAQRLHDLAVLVPDVLLHGAVWQLLSYPFVGDGLLSVGFALLSLWYFASSLEEELGGRWLMEYFLVTTIGGGLLGSLLAVALSSAGHPVWIPFAATAGLWPFVLASLIAFAYRGPEQVVNFNFIFHLKAKYLAAIYVLIYLALSLRGGDRFGAVVALLCGGVGYLFLLVAPRKGVRVGASEQWYGMRNAYYRWKRRRAAKKFTVYMRKQGKEVSLDEDGRYVDPMGERRDPNDKRWMN, translated from the coding sequence ATGGCATTTCGATCCAATGGGCCGGTCACGCTGTCGCTGCCGCCGTTTCGCGGCGTGACCCGGCGCATTATCCTGACGACGCTGATTGCGTACTTTGGGCTGGCGGTGCTGGGACTGGTGCTGCCGGAGCTGGCGCAGAGGCTGCATGACCTGGCGGTGCTGGTGCCGGACGTGTTGCTGCATGGTGCGGTGTGGCAGCTACTGAGCTACCCGTTTGTGGGCGATGGGCTGCTGAGCGTGGGGTTTGCGCTGCTGTCGCTGTGGTACTTCGCGTCGTCGCTGGAGGAGGAGCTGGGCGGCCGGTGGTTGATGGAGTACTTCCTGGTGACGACGATCGGCGGCGGGCTGCTGGGGTCGTTATTGGCAGTGGCGCTGAGCTCGGCGGGGCATCCGGTGTGGATACCGTTTGCGGCGACGGCGGGGCTGTGGCCGTTTGTGCTGGCGTCGCTGATTGCGTTTGCGTATCGAGGACCGGAGCAGGTGGTGAACTTCAACTTCATCTTCCATTTGAAGGCGAAGTACCTGGCGGCGATCTATGTGCTGATCTATCTGGCGCTGTCGTTGCGTGGTGGCGACCGGTTTGGGGCGGTGGTGGCGCTGCTGTGCGGCGGCGTGGGGTATCTCTTTCTGCTGGTGGCTCCGCGAAAGGGTGTGCGCGTGGGGGCGAGCGAGCAGTGGTATGGGATGCGCAATGCGTACTATCGCTGGAAGCGCAGGCGCGCGGCGAAGAAGTTCACCGTATATATGCGCAAGCAGGGCAAGGAAGTGAGCCTGGATGAGGACGGCAGGTATGTCGATCCGATGGGCGAGAGGCGCGACCCGAACGATAAGCGCTGGATGAACTAG
- a CDS encoding aldo/keto reductase: MQKRFLGKSELAIVPLVFGGNVFGWTIDEAKSFEVLDAFVDRGFDCIDTADVYSVWVPGHKGGESETIIGNWLKKSGKRDKVVLLTKVGMKMPDGEGLSKKWILTEVENSLKRLQTDHIDLYQSHKDDEATPLEETLEAYSQLIQQGKVRYIGASNYTGARLEEALTVGKNKKLPEYKALQPEYNLYARQAYEKDLAPVAESHGLGVIPYFSLASGFLTGKYQSLEDTKGKNRGSRVEKYFDDRGMKILKALKQVSEEVKAEQASVALAWLLAQPTVTAPIASATSVEQLQALFPSVELKLSEAQLKSLTEASAY, encoded by the coding sequence ATGCAGAAGCGTTTTCTGGGCAAGAGCGAACTGGCGATTGTGCCGCTGGTGTTTGGCGGCAATGTGTTTGGGTGGACGATCGACGAGGCAAAGTCGTTTGAGGTGCTGGACGCGTTTGTGGACCGCGGGTTCGACTGCATCGATACGGCGGATGTGTACTCGGTGTGGGTGCCGGGGCATAAGGGTGGTGAGTCGGAGACGATCATTGGCAACTGGTTGAAGAAGAGCGGCAAGCGCGACAAGGTGGTGCTGCTGACGAAGGTGGGCATGAAGATGCCCGATGGCGAGGGGCTATCGAAGAAGTGGATTCTGACGGAGGTGGAGAACTCGTTGAAACGGCTGCAGACGGACCACATCGACCTGTACCAGTCGCACAAGGACGATGAGGCGACGCCGTTGGAGGAGACGCTGGAGGCGTATTCTCAGCTGATCCAGCAGGGCAAGGTGCGGTATATCGGTGCCTCCAACTACACGGGCGCGCGGTTGGAAGAGGCGCTGACGGTAGGGAAGAACAAGAAGCTGCCTGAGTACAAGGCGCTGCAGCCGGAGTACAACCTCTATGCACGGCAGGCGTATGAGAAGGACCTTGCGCCGGTGGCGGAGAGTCATGGGCTGGGCGTGATTCCGTATTTCTCGCTGGCCTCGGGCTTCTTGACGGGCAAGTATCAGAGCCTGGAGGACACGAAGGGCAAGAACCGCGGGTCGCGGGTGGAAAAGTACTTTGATGATCGCGGGATGAAGATCCTGAAGGCGTTGAAGCAGGTGAGCGAAGAGGTGAAGGCGGAGCAGGCGAGCGTGGCGCTGGCGTGGCTGCTGGCGCAGCCGACGGTGACGGCTCCGATTGCGAGCGCGACGAGTGTGGAGCAACTGCAGGCGCTGTTTCCGTCGGTGGAGCTGAAGCTGAGTGAGGCGCAGTTGAAGTCGCTGACGGAGGCGAGCGCGTACTAA
- a CDS encoding DNA polymerase yields the protein MDDTAQPDLFGFLHIDLNSFFASVEQQLHPEHRNKPLGVTATMADTGTLIAASYEAKALGIKTGTKVAEARRLCPHIVLLASDHSIYADYSHRITTAVDKVCPVSHNPSIDEMVCQLMGRERQPPNARRIALDIKQSIRDNVGETLRCSIGMAPNRYLAKIASDMQKPDGLIGLLPSQLPRAIAHLELRDLPGVGARTEQRLNTKGITTMPQLLALDRNGMHKLWDSVWGDRLYHWLRGHDTGDDGAPVPSEIQKSLGHSHVLAPEHRTPAGAWAVAHKLLHKAAMRLRMEHFYTASMAVTIRYSLTRDQVDDLQEIDVPSSMHLGAPSSPTASSSAKVGSQDFSFTYDVSSRPERSAVERPASASAHAGPQPNKRPKIKKHSSGITQTGWGMEARFAACQDTLSLLQALQGCWKHAPNAPEHQRPFFVGVTLTRLIPESEYQAPLFEDPGNRKELSTTMDKLNLKYGHSTLHFAGMLPARDSAPTRIAFTQIPVQYGNEWM from the coding sequence GTGGACGACACCGCCCAACCCGATCTCTTCGGCTTCCTCCACATCGACCTCAACAGCTTCTTTGCGTCTGTCGAGCAGCAGCTCCATCCCGAGCACCGCAATAAGCCCCTCGGCGTCACCGCCACCATGGCCGACACCGGCACCCTCATCGCCGCCAGCTACGAGGCCAAGGCCCTCGGCATCAAAACCGGCACCAAGGTCGCCGAAGCCCGCCGCCTCTGCCCCCACATCGTCCTCCTCGCCAGCGACCACTCCATCTACGCCGACTACTCCCACCGCATCACCACCGCCGTCGACAAGGTCTGCCCCGTCTCCCACAACCCCTCCATCGACGAGATGGTCTGCCAGCTCATGGGCCGCGAGCGCCAGCCCCCCAACGCACGCCGCATCGCACTCGACATCAAGCAGTCCATCCGCGACAACGTCGGCGAGACCCTGCGCTGCTCCATCGGCATGGCCCCCAACCGCTACCTCGCCAAGATCGCCAGCGATATGCAAAAACCCGACGGGCTGATCGGCCTCTTGCCGTCGCAGCTCCCAAGAGCCATCGCGCACCTCGAGCTCCGCGACCTCCCCGGCGTCGGCGCGCGCACCGAGCAGCGCCTCAACACCAAGGGCATCACCACCATGCCGCAACTCCTCGCACTCGATCGCAACGGCATGCACAAGCTCTGGGACTCCGTCTGGGGCGACCGCCTCTACCACTGGCTCCGCGGCCACGACACCGGCGACGACGGCGCTCCCGTCCCCAGCGAAATCCAGAAGTCCCTCGGTCACTCCCATGTCCTCGCCCCCGAACACCGCACCCCCGCCGGCGCCTGGGCCGTCGCCCACAAGCTCCTCCACAAAGCCGCCATGCGCCTCCGCATGGAGCACTTCTACACCGCCTCCATGGCCGTCACCATCCGCTACTCCCTCACCCGCGACCAGGTGGACGACCTTCAAGAAATAGATGTCCCGTCCAGCATGCATCTGGGTGCCCCATCTTCGCCGACGGCCTCATCGTCGGCTAAGGTGGGTTCGCAGGATTTCTCCTTTACCTACGATGTGTCATCTCGACCGGAGCGCAGCGCAGTGGAGAGACCTGCATCTGCCTCCGCCCATGCCGGCCCTCAGCCAAACAAACGCCCCAAAATCAAAAAACACAGCTCCGGCATCACCCAAACCGGCTGGGGCATGGAAGCCCGCTTCGCCGCCTGCCAGGACACCCTCTCACTCCTCCAGGCCCTGCAAGGCTGCTGGAAACACGCCCCCAACGCCCCCGAGCACCAGCGCCCCTTCTTCGTCGGAGTCACCCTCACCCGCCTCATCCCCGAGAGCGAATACCAGGCCCCACTCTTCGAGGACCCCGGCAACCGCAAGGAGCTCTCCACCACCATGGACAAGCTCAACCTGAAGTACGGCCACAGCACCCTGCACTTCGCCGGCATGCTCCCCGCCCGCGACAGCGCCCCCACCCGCATAGCCTTCACCCAGATCCCCGTCCAATACGGCAACGAGTGGATGTAA
- a CDS encoding 30S ribosomal protein S1, whose amino-acid sequence MSDSNMNDQTPDVTAATEDTDSASFSDIFAEYQRTSNRRTGEEGRQIIGTIAAITADSVLVDIGFKTEGILPLTAQPAGKEWKIGDTLTVAVKGRDEDGYYQLSLFRVAQPKDWSALQKAFAEGSNIVGTVTSAVKGGLTVDVGVRAFLPASRSGTRDAAELEKLVGQEIVCRITKLDVVEEDVVIDRRVVTEEEALKAKDHRLASLSEGAIIDGTVRSIADYGAFIDLGGIDGLLHVSDIAWTRITNVSDVLEVGQQLELKVLKVDAEGKRISLGLKQLQPHPWDAVSDTFKAGDRVHGTVTRTADFGAFVEIAPGVEGLVHLSEMSWSKRIHKATEVLNIGDTVEAVILSISPEERRISLGLKQALGDPWVEAAENIRVGSVVEGPVDSITKFGAFVQVAEGVQGLVHISEITADRRLNHPSDILRVGEVVKAQVLEIDKDKRQLRLSMKQLIPTGLDEFVAEHKVGDSVTGRVVSIDNIVAQVELGEGIFARCMLPTAAAETPVAAPAPAGAVDLSAFSSMLKSKWKTGDSPASTKSAADTRSSEPIRTGQVRTFRIDKLHPEEKTIDLSLETSAAN is encoded by the coding sequence ATGTCCGATTCCAACATGAACGACCAGACGCCTGACGTCACAGCCGCCACGGAAGACACCGATTCCGCGTCCTTCAGCGACATCTTCGCCGAATACCAGCGCACCAGCAATCGCCGCACCGGCGAAGAAGGCCGCCAGATCATCGGCACCATCGCCGCCATCACCGCCGACTCCGTGCTGGTCGACATCGGCTTCAAGACCGAGGGCATCCTCCCCCTCACCGCGCAACCCGCCGGCAAGGAATGGAAAATCGGCGACACCTTAACCGTCGCTGTCAAAGGCCGCGACGAAGACGGCTACTATCAGCTCTCGCTCTTCCGCGTCGCGCAGCCCAAGGATTGGAGCGCGTTGCAAAAGGCCTTCGCCGAAGGCTCCAACATCGTCGGCACGGTCACCTCCGCCGTCAAAGGCGGCCTCACCGTCGACGTCGGCGTCCGCGCCTTCCTGCCCGCCTCACGTAGCGGCACACGCGACGCCGCTGAGCTCGAAAAGCTCGTCGGCCAGGAGATCGTCTGCCGCATCACCAAGCTCGACGTGGTCGAAGAGGACGTCGTCATTGACCGCCGCGTCGTCACCGAAGAGGAAGCGCTGAAGGCCAAAGACCACCGCCTCGCAAGCCTCAGCGAGGGCGCCATCATCGACGGCACCGTGCGCAGCATCGCCGACTACGGTGCCTTTATCGACCTCGGCGGCATCGACGGCCTGCTGCACGTTAGTGACATTGCATGGACGCGCATCACCAACGTCTCCGATGTCCTCGAAGTCGGCCAGCAGCTTGAGCTCAAGGTGCTCAAGGTAGACGCCGAAGGCAAGCGCATCTCGCTCGGCCTCAAGCAGCTCCAGCCACACCCATGGGACGCCGTCTCCGATACGTTCAAGGCCGGCGACCGTGTCCACGGCACCGTCACCCGCACCGCCGACTTCGGCGCCTTCGTCGAGATCGCACCCGGCGTCGAAGGCCTCGTCCATCTCTCCGAGATGTCGTGGTCCAAGCGCATCCACAAGGCCACCGAGGTCCTCAACATCGGTGACACCGTCGAAGCTGTCATCCTCTCCATCAGCCCCGAGGAGCGCCGCATCTCGCTCGGCCTCAAGCAGGCCCTCGGCGACCCGTGGGTAGAAGCCGCCGAGAATATCCGCGTTGGCTCCGTCGTCGAAGGCCCCGTCGACAGCATCACCAAGTTCGGCGCGTTCGTGCAGGTGGCAGAAGGCGTCCAGGGACTCGTGCACATCAGCGAGATCACCGCGGACCGCCGACTCAACCATCCATCCGATATCCTCCGAGTCGGTGAAGTCGTCAAGGCACAGGTCCTCGAGATCGACAAGGACAAGCGCCAGCTTCGCCTGAGCATGAAGCAGCTCATCCCAACAGGCCTCGACGAGTTCGTCGCCGAGCACAAGGTCGGCGATTCCGTCACGGGTCGCGTCGTCTCCATCGACAACATCGTCGCTCAGGTTGAGCTGGGCGAGGGCATCTTCGCACGTTGCATGCTGCCAACCGCAGCCGCCGAAACGCCAGTTGCTGCGCCCGCGCCAGCCGGTGCCGTCGACCTGTCTGCCTTCAGTTCCATGCTCAAATCCAAGTGGAAGACGGGCGACTCGCCCGCGTCCACGAAGAGCGCCGCCGATACCAGGAGCTCTGAGCCGATTCGGACAGGACAGGTACGCACGTTCCGCATCGACAAGCTCCATCCGGAAGAGAAGACCATCGATCTGTCGCTCGAAACATCTGCCGCGAACTAA
- a CDS encoding MFS transporter, giving the protein MSSVAAITTTNTAQLPASNQARGLRPYTHVLAVFLCGAIAFLELYCVQPLLPLLSHIFGVTETHVGLTISASTLGVAISAALLAIFGERLDRKRTIVLAMTALGLSGLLTSTAIGLYSLTAWRFLQGIVTPGIFIITIAYVTEEWPAHLVPRVMSAYVAGTVFGGFSGRLLGGLIADHLGWRPVFFILGAIGLVGALLTHRLLPAAHASTHSHKHHKPASPYAPLLANLRNPRLLATFGIGFCMLFTLISVFSFITFYLSDAPFHLGTTALSYLFAVYLIGLVATLAAGTVLARIGLRHGMVFAVLLCITGVALTLIHALAFVALGLAVCSSGVFIAQTCANSFLRDAAPAGSRVSAAGLYICGYYIGGTVGGVLPGLAYRYAGWPATAALTIAILAIAGLTAWFGWPAHRSDPIPL; this is encoded by the coding sequence ATGTCGTCCGTTGCCGCCATCACGACGACGAACACCGCACAGCTCCCTGCCAGCAACCAGGCCCGCGGCCTTCGTCCGTACACCCATGTCCTCGCCGTATTCCTGTGCGGAGCCATCGCCTTCCTTGAGCTTTACTGCGTCCAGCCGCTGCTGCCGCTGCTCTCGCACATCTTCGGAGTCACCGAGACCCACGTAGGCCTCACCATCAGCGCCTCCACCCTCGGCGTCGCCATCTCCGCCGCGCTCCTCGCCATCTTCGGCGAGCGCCTCGACCGCAAGCGCACCATCGTGCTCGCCATGACCGCCCTCGGTCTCAGTGGCCTGCTCACCTCCACCGCTATCGGCCTCTACTCGCTCACCGCCTGGCGCTTTTTGCAGGGCATCGTCACCCCCGGCATCTTCATCATCACCATCGCCTATGTCACGGAGGAGTGGCCCGCCCACCTCGTCCCTCGCGTCATGTCCGCCTACGTCGCCGGAACCGTCTTCGGCGGCTTCTCTGGCCGTCTCCTCGGCGGCCTCATCGCCGACCACCTCGGCTGGCGCCCCGTCTTCTTCATCCTCGGCGCCATTGGCCTCGTCGGAGCTCTCCTCACCCACCGCCTGCTCCCTGCCGCACACGCCAGCACCCACTCGCACAAGCACCACAAGCCAGCCTCACCCTATGCACCCCTGCTTGCGAACCTGCGCAACCCGCGTCTGCTGGCCACCTTCGGCATCGGCTTCTGCATGCTGTTCACGCTGATCTCCGTGTTCAGCTTCATCACCTTCTACCTCAGCGACGCGCCCTTCCACCTCGGCACCACGGCACTCAGCTACCTCTTCGCCGTCTACCTCATCGGTCTCGTCGCCACCCTCGCCGCCGGCACCGTCCTCGCGCGCATCGGTCTGCGCCACGGCATGGTCTTCGCCGTGCTCCTCTGCATCACAGGAGTCGCTCTCACCCTCATCCACGCCCTCGCCTTCGTCGCCCTCGGTCTCGCTGTCTGCAGCTCAGGAGTCTTCATCGCCCAGACCTGCGCCAACAGCTTCCTCCGCGACGCCGCCCCCGCCGGCTCCCGCGTCTCCGCCGCCGGCCTCTACATCTGCGGTTATTACATCGGAGGCACCGTCGGAGGTGTCCTCCCCGGCCTCGCCTACCGCTATGCAGGATGGCCCGCCACCGCAGCCCTCACCATCGCCATCCTCGCCATCGCCGGCCTCACCGCATGGTTCGGCTGGCCCGCCCACCGCAGCGACCCTATCCCGCTGTAA
- a CDS encoding carboxypeptidase-like regulatory domain-containing protein has product MMKRMICLMMKTMMTMSNSPRRLLLAVCLSVLALPVALGPATPALSAQASHIERTVDGKVVNKADAPINGAVVYLKDTRSLSIKTYICDTDGHFHFGQLSQDTDYDLWADNNGVKSNTRSISSFDDKSHYYFTLTVK; this is encoded by the coding sequence ATGATGAAGAGGATGATCTGCCTGATGATGAAGACGATGATGACGATGAGTAACTCCCCGCGCCGCCTGCTGCTGGCGGTGTGCCTGTCCGTACTGGCTCTCCCTGTCGCTCTCGGCCCTGCTACTCCCGCGCTCAGTGCCCAGGCCTCGCACATCGAGCGCACCGTCGACGGCAAGGTCGTCAACAAGGCCGACGCTCCCATCAACGGTGCCGTCGTCTACCTCAAGGACACCCGCAGTCTCAGCATCAAGACCTACATCTGCGACACCGACGGCCACTTCCACTTCGGCCAGCTCTCGCAGGATACGGACTACGACCTCTGGGCCGACAACAATGGAGTCAAGTCCAACACCCGTTCCATCAGCTCCTTCGACGACAAGAGCCACTACTACTTCACCCTCACCGTGAAGTAA
- a CDS encoding alpha/beta hydrolase-fold protein: MRMISYAGCAMLRLLPAVLVVLAVTALTASAQAPATATHPARPVMPTRDPHTSGYVTATDLPDGQLPPAIADGNYILGPTHMPSPDAVPQPGIPHGTVADFTLTSAESKYYPGIAREPYTFGTPDPHDPAKLIVTTSHPAPWSRKVTVYIPAQYKPGTVAPFIVGADGPDALLFTTLDDLIAAHKVPVMIAISIQNGGGDAQGSERGLEYDTMSGKYAEFVEHEILPRVEQQFHVRLTHDPDARATMGGSSGGSCALIMAWYHPELYHRVLTYSGTYVNQQWPSNPATPGGAWEFHRTLIPNSARKPIRLWMEVGDKDLYNPNAMRDGMHDWVVANENMARVLAAKGYHYQFVFARNAGHVDRAVRQQTLPEALEYLWQGYRPKH; this comes from the coding sequence ATGCGCATGATCAGCTACGCTGGTTGCGCCATGCTGCGACTCCTCCCCGCCGTCCTCGTCGTCCTCGCCGTCACCGCCCTCACCGCATCCGCGCAGGCTCCGGCGACGGCTACCCATCCGGCGCGGCCTGTGATGCCTACGCGCGATCCACACACATCTGGTTACGTCACGGCCACCGATCTCCCCGACGGCCAGCTTCCGCCCGCTATAGCTGATGGCAACTATATCCTCGGGCCCACGCATATGCCGTCGCCGGATGCCGTTCCGCAACCCGGCATTCCGCATGGCACCGTCGCCGACTTCACCCTCACCTCTGCCGAGAGTAAGTACTATCCCGGCATCGCCCGCGAGCCTTACACCTTCGGCACGCCTGACCCGCACGATCCGGCCAAGCTCATCGTCACTACCAGCCATCCCGCGCCGTGGTCGCGCAAGGTCACCGTCTACATTCCTGCGCAGTACAAACCAGGAACCGTTGCTCCGTTCATCGTCGGCGCGGACGGCCCAGATGCGCTGCTCTTCACGACGCTCGACGACCTTATCGCCGCGCACAAGGTGCCTGTCATGATCGCCATCTCCATCCAGAATGGCGGCGGTGATGCCCAGGGCTCAGAGCGCGGCCTCGAGTACGACACCATGTCCGGCAAGTACGCCGAGTTCGTCGAGCACGAGATCCTTCCGCGCGTCGAACAGCAGTTCCACGTCCGGCTTACGCATGACCCGGATGCCCGTGCCACCATGGGCGGAAGCTCAGGCGGTTCCTGCGCGCTCATCATGGCCTGGTACCACCCCGAGCTGTACCACCGTGTGCTCACCTACTCCGGCACGTACGTCAACCAGCAGTGGCCGTCTAACCCGGCCACGCCAGGCGGAGCGTGGGAGTTCCATCGCACGCTCATCCCCAACTCGGCCCGCAAGCCCATCCGTCTGTGGATGGAGGTCGGCGACAAGGACCTCTACAACCCCAACGCCATGCGCGACGGCATGCATGACTGGGTGGTTGCCAACGAGAACATGGCGCGCGTGCTCGCCGCCAAGGGCTATCACTACCAGTTCGTCTTCGCCCGCAACGCCGGCCACGTGGACCGCGCGGTGAGGCAGCAGACGCTGCCAGAGGCTTTGGAGTATCTGTGGCAGGGATATCGGCCGAAACATTGA